A stretch of the Xiphophorus couchianus chromosome 15, X_couchianus-1.0, whole genome shotgun sequence genome encodes the following:
- the leg1.1 gene encoding liver-enriched gene 1, tandem duplicate 1, protein MLRFAALGLLLASAVTLSSSVVVLENGQPNLWSQTASQVTELPTQDGILTPNPWNYLNRQSLYRLMIAGTDPYLTYMGTTQTENPFWGLALQLGWMQTSGRLADPSGSTTCGLQTGDAMCISPESFWGCMNYFTSTLPFLSAAQQGFLGENIQLKLQVPAGVEGFCTTYTECSASYSNAMTKWDAFFQALKPTSESTLPDNEKKDSILGLYWTAQMATTYSSSTCSVKKSHYSAEEQSFADSWLDSAEYVAAAHFHSNLEKSVLFLNPLPSRILRAGDASPNIADLTEEENYSLTIFSWMKNINTILGGSMVRMWKGAMCSVTTREKGKELLEQLLTNPSFPTATFLSFITEMTTAC, encoded by the exons ATGTTGCGCTTCGCGGCCCTTGGGCTCCTCCTCGCTTCGGCGGTGACTTTAAGCAGCTCTGTTGTTGTTCTGGAAAATGGCCAGCCGAACCTTTGGTCTCAAACCGCCAGCCAAGTGACTGAACTACCTACGCAAGATGGGATTCTGACTCCCAATCCTTGGAATTACCTAAACCGTCAGAGTTTATATCGTCTGATGATTGCAGGTACAGACCCTTACCTGACCTACATGGGGACAACCCAGACTGAGAATCCCTTTTGGGGGCTGGCACTGCAGCTTGGATGGATGCAAACCTCAG GTCGCCTTGCCGACCCATCCGGTTCAACAACCTGTGGTCTACAAACAGGAGACGCCATGTGTATTTCACCCGAGAGTTTTTGGGGCT gtaTGAACTACTTCACATCAACGCTCCCCTTCCTGTCTGCTGCACAACAGGGTTTTCTGGGAGAAAACATTCAG CTCAAGCTGCAGGTGCCTGCAGGTGTAGAGGGCTTTTGTACTACCTACACTGAATGTTCAGCTAGCTACTCTAATGCCATGACCAAGTGGGATGCTTTTTTCCAG GCTCTTAAGCCAACATCTGAGTCAACTCTACCTGACAACGAGAAGAAAGACTCCATCCTTGGTCTCTACTGGACAGCTCAAATGGCTACGACTTACTCCTCTTCAACATGCAGTGTCaa GAAGAGCCACTACTCCGCTGAGGAGCAGTCATTTGCAGACAGCTGGTTGGACTCTGCAGAGTATGTTGCGGCAGCTCATTTCCACTCTAACCTGGAAAAGTCTGTGCTGTTCCTGAATCCTCTGCCAAGCCGAATTTTAAGG GCGGGGGATGCATCTCCAAACATTGCTGATCTGACTGAAGAGGAGAACTACTCACTGACCATTTTCTCCTGGATGAAAAACATCAATACCATTCTTG GTGGATCAATGGTTCGCATGTGGAAAGGGGCGATGTGTTCGGTGACTACCAGAGAGAAAGGCAAAGAGCTGTTGGAGCAACTTCTAACAAATCCCAGCTTCCCCACAGCCACTTTCCTGTCCTTCATCACAGAGATGACTACCGCCTGCTGA